One window of the Microvirga mediterraneensis genome contains the following:
- the hpf gene encoding ribosome hibernation-promoting factor, HPF/YfiA family: MTLRVSGKNLDIGEALRSQVLDRVAGALSKYFDGGYSGHVTVTRDGTGYRTDCVLHLTSGMTLEASGAAQDAYASFDQTAGRLENRLRRYKQRLKGRSGPSTGRPGNGLEMAYSVLEAPGDEAMEEEAYHPIVVAETTKPLHKLSVSDAVMQLDLTGAAALVFIHASTGRTNVVYRRGDGAIGWVDPPLPQP; encoded by the coding sequence CAAGTCCTGGACCGGGTGGCCGGTGCGCTGTCGAAATATTTCGACGGCGGCTATTCCGGTCATGTGACCGTCACCCGCGATGGCACCGGCTACCGGACCGATTGCGTGCTCCACCTGACCTCGGGCATGACCCTGGAGGCCTCCGGGGCCGCCCAGGACGCCTATGCCAGCTTCGATCAGACGGCCGGCCGGCTCGAGAATCGCCTGCGCCGCTACAAGCAGCGGCTCAAGGGGCGCTCCGGCCCATCGACCGGACGGCCGGGCAACGGCCTCGAAATGGCCTATTCCGTCCTGGAGGCTCCCGGCGACGAGGCGATGGAAGAGGAAGCCTATCATCCGATCGTCGTGGCCGAGACCACGAAGCCCCTTCACAAGCTCTCTGTCAGCGACGCTGTGATGCAGCTCGATCTCACCGGGGCGGCCGCCCTCGTGTTCATCCATGCTAGCACCGGCCGCACGAACGTCGTATACCGCCGCGGCGACGGAGCGATCGGTTGGGTCGATCCGCCGCTCCCACAGCCTTGA
- the ptsN gene encoding PTS IIA-like nitrogen regulatory protein PtsN encodes MPLLDFLDPRAVLPALRVNGKKQALQELASQAALLTGLTDDAIYEALLQRERLGSTGIGEGIAIPHGKLPGLTRIFGLVARLEKPVDFEALDGQPVDVLFLLLAPEGAGADHLKALARVARVLREPGLIERVRATRDATALYAIMTELPKAA; translated from the coding sequence ATGCCTTTGCTGGATTTTCTAGACCCTCGGGCCGTTCTGCCCGCCTTGCGCGTCAACGGCAAAAAGCAGGCCCTTCAGGAACTGGCCTCCCAGGCGGCCCTCCTCACGGGTCTCACTGACGACGCCATCTACGAAGCTCTCCTGCAGCGCGAGCGTCTCGGCTCGACCGGGATCGGCGAGGGCATCGCCATTCCGCACGGCAAGCTGCCGGGCCTGACCCGCATCTTCGGCCTAGTGGCGCGGCTTGAGAAACCTGTCGATTTCGAGGCTCTCGACGGCCAGCCGGTCGACGTGCTCTTCCTGCTCCTGGCTCCCGAAGGAGCTGGAGCCGACCACCTGAAGGCCCTGGCGCGAGTGGCCCGGGTCCTGCGCGAGCCCGGACTGATCGAACGGGTCAGGGCCACCCGGGACGCCACGGCGCTCTATGCCATCATGACGGAACTGCCGAAGGCCGCTTGA